CGGTCGCGGCCCAGGCATTCCACCAGGCGGCGCAGCACCAGGTCGCGGTTGGATTCGAGCACCATGTCGATGAAGTCGATCACGATGATGCCGCCGATATCGCGCAGCCGCAGCTGGCGCACCACTTCCTCGGCAGCTTCAAGGTTGTTCTTGGTGACGGTTTCCTCGAGGTTGCCGCCGCTGCCGGTGAACTTGCCGGTGTTGACGTCCACTACTGTCATGGCCTCGGTGCGGTCGATCACCAGGGAGCCGCCGGAGGGCAGGAAGACCTTCCGTTCGAGGGCCTTGTGGATCTGCTCATCGATGCGCCAGGCGGAGAAGATGTCCTGGTCCTTGGTCCACTTTTCGAGGCGGCCCACCAGGTCCGGGGCCACGTAGGTCACGTAGGCCTCGATGGTGTCCCATGCTTCCTCGCCGGAGACGATGAGCTTGGAGAAGTCCTCGTTGAAGACGTCGCGGACCACCTTGATGGTCAGGTCCGGCTCGCCGTAGAGCAGTTCGGGGGCCAGGATCTTGGTGGAGGCAGACTGGCTTTCAATGCCTTCCCACTGGGCCCGCAGCCGGTTGATATCGTGCGTGAGCTCTTCCTCGGAAGCGCCCTCGGCGGCCGTGCGGACAATGACGCCGGCGTGCTCGGGCAGGCGGTCCTTGAGGATGCGCTTGAGGCGGTTCCGTTCGACGTCGGGCAGCTTGCGCGAGATGCCGGTCATGGATCCGCCGGGTACGTACACCAGGTAGCGTCCGGGCAGCGAGATCTGGCTGGTGAGGCGGGCGCCCTTATGGCCCACGGGGTCCTTGGTGACCTGGACCAGGACGGTATCGCCGGACTTCAGCGCGTTCTCGATGCGGCGCTGCTTGCCCTCGAGGTTCACGGCTTCCCAGTTGACCTCGCCGGCGTACAGGACCGCGTTGCGGCCGCGCCCAATGTCAACGAACGCCGCTTCCATGGACGGCAGCACGTTCTGGACCTTGCCCAGGTACACGTTGCCGATCAGCGAATCCTGCTGCGTCTTGGACACGAAGTGCTCGGCCAGCACGCCGTCTTCGAGGACGGCGATCTGGATCCTGTCGTCGCGCTGGCGCACGATCATCTGCCGGTCCACCGACTCGCGGCGCGCCAGGAACTCAGCCTCGGTGATGACCGTGCGGCGGCGGCCCGTGTCACGGGACTCGCGACGGCGCTGTTTCTTGGCTTCCAGGCGGGTGGAACCCTTGACACTGGTGACGCGGTTGCTGGCCGGAGCCTCGCTCACAGTCCGCGGGGCACGGACGCGCGTCACCGTGTTGGGGGGATCATCGTCCCCGCCGCCCGTCAGCTCAAGGTCCTGGTCCCCGCGGCGGCGGCGACGGCGACGGCGGGACGTCACGCCGTCCTCCACCGTCCCTGCGGTGTCCTCGTCGGCTTCGTCCTCGGCGTCGGCTTCAGCGCTGCCGTCCTCGTTGTCCTCTTCAGCCCTGTCCCCGACCCGGCTGCGGCCCCTGCGGCCCCGGCTGCGGCGCCGGCGGCGGCTGGAGGAATCATCCGTATCTTCGGTTTCTTCCTCACCAGGCTCCTCGGCAGCGGGGGCTGCGGGACGGACCACGGTGCTGAGGTCCGGCGCCTGGAAGAGCACCGAGGTGGGGGAAGCGGGTTCCAGGAACAGGGAAGCGAAGGCGCTGGCGGCGGCAGGCTCTTCGGTCTTTGCCGCAGCGGGGGCCGCCTGCTGCGGTTCTTCGGCTTTTTCCCCGGCCTGCGCGGCGGCGGGCTCCTGCTCCGGCTGCTCTGCCTGCTCCACGGCAGGTTCCTGTGCGGATGCGGCTTCCTGGACCGGCTCCTGCGCGGCGGCAACCGGTGCTGCTGATCCCTCAACCACGGCATCAGTGGCGGCGGGTGCCGGCTCTGCGCTGGCGGGGGAAGCGACCTTGCGGGTGGCTACCCGACGGCGGCGGACCGGCTTGCTTTCGACGTCGGCCGCGGGTTCTGCAGCAGCTGCGACGGCGGGGTTGCCAGCGGCGGCAGCATCAGCAGCGGGGCCGGCAACGGCAGCTGGCGGCGCCGCGGCGGAGGTGTCAACGCCGGCATCTTCAACGGCGGCACCGGCGTGCGTGAGGCTGGTTTCCTCCGCGAAGGTGGGCAGCGGCTCCGCAGCCTCCACTTTCTTCCGGGCACGGGTGCGGCGGGCCGGAGCCTTGGGTGCCTGTTCCGCGTCGTCAGCCGGTGTTGTGTCAGCTGGGCTGGCAACCGCTGCATCCGGAGCCGTGGCCACGGCCTCCGTCACTTCATCCGTAGCCTTGGGGGCAACTTTGCGCCGGGCGCGTGGAGCCCTCCTGGGTGCAGCAGCCTCCGCCGCTGCTTCTTCGTTAACGGCCAGTTCCTGATCATTGTCCATATGTGGCAACACTCCTGCCCCTGACGTACCGCCACATCCGGCACCCATTGGGGCACATATTGTCAAAACCCGCAGGCGTTGACAGAAGTCAAGTGGATACTCCCAGGTTCGCACCGTCGTTGGGGTGCGGCAGCCCGTAGGAGCCGGTGGATGCTCTGAAAACCCGTTGTTCTGCGTGCCACAACCAGGTGCCGCCCAATGGAGTTGCGGGTGTGCCGGAAGAATCCGAAGCCTGCCCTGCTCATCATTGGCGGTCTTGGGAACAAACCACCGGACCGGAGTCCGAATGTGGATCGGCTTCCAGCCACGTTCATTCTCTCATACCCGGACTGGATCGCCGCGGAGGCCGGGGCTGCTGTTCCGGTTTCTGTGTAGTGGCTTCAGCCGCCGGCGTTACAATCAGGCAGAGGAGCACCGGACGAAAAGGACGCAAAACCCATGCCCAGCATCTCCCCCGTCAGCGCCCGTGAAGAGCATCGCGCCGCCGATTCCCACACCACTGCGGCTGCCCCCGTTCCGCGGATGGCCCGGAACCGGCCCTTCGGCTGGCTGCTGGTCATCACGGGCATCGTGGGCTGGCTGGCGTCCGGAACCCTGGTCTTGGAGAAGCTCGAAGTGCTCAAGGACCCCAGCCATACCACGGTATGCG
This window of the Pseudarthrobacter defluvii genome carries:
- a CDS encoding Rne/Rng family ribonuclease, which translates into the protein MDNDQELAVNEEAAAEAAAPRRAPRARRKVAPKATDEVTEAVATAPDAAVASPADTTPADDAEQAPKAPARRTRARKKVEAAEPLPTFAEETSLTHAGAAVEDAGVDTSAAAPPAAVAGPAADAAAAGNPAVAAAAEPAADVESKPVRRRRVATRKVASPASAEPAPAATDAVVEGSAAPVAAAQEPVQEAASAQEPAVEQAEQPEQEPAAAQAGEKAEEPQQAAPAAAKTEEPAAASAFASLFLEPASPTSVLFQAPDLSTVVRPAAPAAEEPGEEETEDTDDSSSRRRRRSRGRRGRSRVGDRAEEDNEDGSAEADAEDEADEDTAGTVEDGVTSRRRRRRRRGDQDLELTGGGDDDPPNTVTRVRAPRTVSEAPASNRVTSVKGSTRLEAKKQRRRESRDTGRRRTVITEAEFLARRESVDRQMIVRQRDDRIQIAVLEDGVLAEHFVSKTQQDSLIGNVYLGKVQNVLPSMEAAFVDIGRGRNAVLYAGEVNWEAVNLEGKQRRIENALKSGDTVLVQVTKDPVGHKGARLTSQISLPGRYLVYVPGGSMTGISRKLPDVERNRLKRILKDRLPEHAGVIVRTAAEGASEEELTHDINRLRAQWEGIESQSASTKILAPELLYGEPDLTIKVVRDVFNEDFSKLIVSGEEAWDTIEAYVTYVAPDLVGRLEKWTKDQDIFSAWRIDEQIHKALERKVFLPSGGSLVIDRTEAMTVVDVNTGKFTGSGGNLEETVTKNNLEAAEEVVRQLRLRDIGGIIVIDFIDMVLESNRDLVLRRLVECLGRDRTKHQVAEVTSLGLVQMTRKRMGTGLLEVFGEQCEACAGRGVVTHDDPVEHRRANVVAAEHHHVQRSDNRPEARPEAHRTEAHRTEGQRTDNNQPGARSERKRRRGRGGQQPEAAPVPAVQVHTVHPEPTDAERHAKAEATRLALANIAAAAHAAHLHDDEVAATRQVPAAPPAAAAPAEEKHDADAPTRPAAVLTFGGEEVPLPFVEHAEEQQPKPALTLDRLAEAFAHLGQPASSMEDAPAKAAETPQAPEQPATEQPAPERQAETGGAEARPAMDAPVEKDYSDHTLEQSRQRRPRRHRGASRAQGAANETAVQHHENVQATAGGHSHAAKAPETDKAQATAEPGKAAEEPIILGVGVPASEL